The following are encoded in a window of Artemia franciscana chromosome 19, ASM3288406v1, whole genome shotgun sequence genomic DNA:
- the LOC136039444 gene encoding uncharacterized protein LOC136039444: MRKKIINKRWLNLKYRKVLLGEQDKDNLSNGSKISEEFSANPLIDDSNKLGNGSGSYGVDCPDTNTEIDLSGIPDGNCIVNLRYFLAEVISAFRHKISCDHGKLIIKQLEKKGLKTELKVKCNKCNWEKRIKGEPECPATSVKEYISSFTDQTQVAFSEKKSSLKGCLNSKAVWGAMGSGGGYSTLCEFFGVLGVKPMSRIVYSRMERQLGNAWMNSLSEILLENGREALKSAIHDDRYKEDSYWTKVICDGGWNKRSKGHDYSAKGCVAVIIDAFSKKLLYVGIKNKYCYICFSSANAKVIPKDHFCFLNYNGNSRSMETDILVEGFRSSEEMHGLQFLEFIGDGDSSVFYKLKQSVSYGSNIRKHECANHVTKNYTAHLYNLCKNKKGLYTKCLPRGIIQQLTKNLRGAIKINSENNGTAEELKILLKRGPYHVFGNHTKCDSGCPKIAELAVNSKIEDRWNNFPLQVFEDVMTEVDIVCRKAEQLRNDATTNLAESYMSVVAKFIGEKQISRSKRGSYHARVHGASLAYNSGPKWHQLAWKNIFGLSPSSVTKKYCNKTAKLRVISKRNLTSYYSALGGKHVAKLKNRNYNFGNRDYGPNCNKPDMTSDEMNLAIQKYTDENLKLDFASISCLFNSTKGQSKNDTWVEERSKRITSSYFHRIATRKNSTRVAPIVKQIRNLGPRFCSALMKKGLDLEVVALEAYENKFNLKVVKGDQIGLSVHPQYQYLAASVDGLLPNGTPIEIKTVHNIPEFKTIYDVAQSKNLVKAFFLELSSEGLQLKKITGISPRYKANSGYWIKWYAT, translated from the coding sequence aaaggtgctgcttggagaacaagataaagataatttgtcaaatggatcaaaaatttcagaagaattttcagcaaatcctctcatagacgattcaaataaattgggaaacggtagtggttcttacggtgttgattgccccgatacgaatactgagatagacttatctggaattccagatggaaactgcattgtgaatctaaggtatttccttgctgaagtaatttcagcattcagacacaaaatcagttgcgatcacggaaaattgattataaagcaattagaaaagaaaggcctgaaaactgaactgaaagttaagtgtaataagtgtaactgggaaaagaggattaaaggtgaaccagaatgtccagcaacaagcgtaaaagaatatatttcaagttttacggaccagacacaggttgctttttccgaaaaaaaatcaagtcttaaaggctgcttgaattcgaaggctgtttggggagccatgggtagtggaggagggtattctacactgtgtgaattcttcggggtgcttggagtgaaaccaatgtcacgaatagtttattcccgtatggaaaggcagcttggtaatgcttggatgaatagtttatcggaaattttgctagaaaatggacgagaggccttaaaatcagccattcatgatgataggtataaggaggactcatactggacaaaagtgatatgtgatggaggctggaataagcgtagcaaaggacacgattattcggccaaaggatgtgttgcagttatcatagatgcattttcgaaaaaactgttatatgttggcataaaaaataaatactgttatatatgtttttcttctgcaaacgccaaagtaattcccaaagatcatttctgctttctgaattataacggaaattcaaggagcatggaaacagatattctagttgaaggctttcgttccagtgaggagatgcacggattacagtttttagagtttatcggtgacggtgattccagtgttttttataagctaaaacaaagtgtttcctacggttccaacatacggaaacatgaatgtgcaaatcacgtcacaaaaaactataccgcccatctatataatttgtgcaaaaataaaaaaggtttgtacacaaaatgtcttccccgaggaattatacagcaactgacaaaaaatttaaggggcgcgataaaaataaattctgaaaataatggaacagcagaagaattgaaaatcttgttaaaaagaggtccgtaccatgttttcggaaaccacacaaaatgtgattctggctgtcctaagattgctgaattggccgtgaatagtaaaatagaagatcggtggaataattttcccctgcaggtgtttgaagatgttatgacagaggtcgatattgtgtgtcgaaaagcagagcagcttcgaaatgacgcaactacaaacttagctgaaagctacatgtcagttgttgctaaattcatcggagaaaagcaaataagccggtctaaacgaggttcatatcatgcaagagttcatggagcaagtcttgcttataattcaggtccaaaatggcatcaattagcttggaaaaatatttttgggcttagtccttctagcgtaacaaaaaaatattgtaataaaacggctaagctccgtgtaatatctaaacgtaatttgaccagttattatagtgctcttggaggaaaacacgttgctaagttaaaaaatagaaactataactttggtaatcgtgactatggaccaaattgcaataagccagacatgacttctgatgaaatgaatttggctatacaaaaatatactgacgagaatttaaaattggattttgccagtataagctgtttgttcaacagtaccaagggtcaatccaaaaatgacacttgggttgaagaaagatctaagagaataactagtagttacttccacagaattgcaaccagaaaaaacagcaccagagttgccccaattgttaagcaaattcgaaacttgggacctagattctgctctgccctaatgaaaaagggcttagatttagaagtagtggcactagaagcatatgaaaacaaattcaacttaaaagtcgtaaagggagatcaaataggactcagtgtgcatccacagtatcagtatcttgctgcatctgtagatggactgctccctaatggcacacctatagagataaaaacggtgcataatataccagagttcaaaaccatttatgatgtggcccagtcaaaaaatttagttaaagcattttttcttgaattatccagtgaaggtcttcagctaaaaaaaatcacaggtatttcgcccagatacaaggccaactcgggatactggataaaatggtacgccacttaa
- the LOC136039443 gene encoding uncharacterized protein LOC136039443 — protein MSINKADPDLTSLSWLQNLNIIKNLHVSAPPTPPTSPRPPSRSPQPKEEEEEIDYKTVGDVKPPYSYATLICMAMRSYKNKMTLSAIYKWIKDNFLYYKLADPSWQNSIRHNLSLNKCFVKVPRAKDEPGKGGFWRLEPEFEKSLESGTYKKRRLSQPLKPGTCRSYPQVKKKKINKTLDIRPSYTDPDIDYYQTNLPSLSNPSLSEICNDIYWSSPHENRDNIYYEHHDYNYQNSYCQRNSDILRSSYSCTELTPVSVEEELFSGDLSDDSSACHTLTSLDLTVYGQQINRVDWKNDYDQNYHHIDYNHYHDAYSAAHQQQQWEDPSQRRIFPVIESGFDLENLIDLNAL, from the exons ATGTCAATAAACAAAGCTGACCCTGATTTGACTAGCCTGTCATGGCTTCAAAatctaaacataataaaaaatctacATGTATCGGCACCGCCTACACCTCCAACTTCTCCTAGACCACCGTCACGGAGTCCCCAGCCTAAGGAGGAAGAAGAAGAGATTGACTACAAGACAGTCGGTGACGTCAAACCGCCTTATTCTTATGCTACGCTCATTTGCATGGCTATGAGATCCTATAAGaataaaatgactttatcaGCTATATATAAATGGATTAAAGATAATTTCTTGTATTACAAATTGGCTGATCCTAGCTGGCAG AATTCCATACGCCATAATTTATCTCTGAACAAGTGCTTCGTCAAAGTACCACGAGCTAAGGATGAACCAGGGAAAGGAGGTTTTTGGAGATTAGaaccagaatttgaaaaatcGTTAGAGAGTGGAACTTACAAGAAACGACGGCTTTCCCAGCCTTTGAAGCCGGGGACGTGTAGGTCATATCCACaggtaaagaagaaaaaaatcaataaaactttggaTATTAGACCATCATATACTGACCCAGACATAGACTATTATCAAACCAATTTACCTTCTCTTAGCAACCCAAGCTTATCAGAAATTTGTAATGACATATATTGGAGTTCTCCCCATGAAAATAGGGACAATATATATTACGAACATCATGATTATAATTACCAAAATAGTTACTGTCAGAGAAACTCGGACATATTAAGGAGTAGCTACAGCTGTACAGAGCTGACACCTGTTTCTGTTGAAGAAGAACTGTTCTCTGGAGATCTCAGTGATGATTCTTCAGCATGTCATACGCTAACAAGCCTTGATTTAACCGTTTATGGACAGCAGATCAATCGGGTAGATTGGAAAAATGACTATGATCAGAATTATCACCATATAGACTATAATCATTATCACGATGCTTACTCGGCGGCTCATCAGCAGCAACAATGGGAAGATCCTAGTCAGAGAAGAATTTTTCCAGTGATAGAATCAGGTTTTGACTTGGAAAATTTGATTGATCTCAACGCTTTATAA